In a single window of the Nicotiana tomentosiformis chromosome 10, ASM39032v3, whole genome shotgun sequence genome:
- the LOC138899773 gene encoding uncharacterized protein, translating into MLVYGTKVVIPVEVEIPSLRVIQEAKLDDAEWIGVRQEQLMLIDEKKLDAVCHGQLYQNRMASAFNKRVKPRQLIPGQLVLKKIFPHQEKAKGNFTHNWQGPYVVH; encoded by the coding sequence ATGTTGGTATATGGCACTAAAGTTGTGATACCCGTAGAGGTTGAGATACCATCCTTAAGAGTCATCCAAGAAGCCAAGTTAGACGATGCAGAATGGATAGGGGTCAGGcaggagcaactcatgctcattgacgaGAAGAAATTGGATGCAGTATGCCATGGCCAGCTGTATCAAAATAggatggccagtgcatttaacaaaAGGGTGAAGCCTCGCCAGCTTATACCGGGGCAGTTGGTTCTGAAGAAAATATTCCCCCACCAGGAAAAAGCTAAAGGAAATTTCACACataattggcaaggtccttacgtggtccACTGA